A stretch of Pseudomonas sp. LS.1a DNA encodes these proteins:
- the dnaB gene encoding replicative DNA helicase translates to MNEITTSEQLDLQTAALKVPPHSIEAEQAVLGGLMLDNNAWERVLDQVSDGDFYRHDHRLIFRAVHKLADANQPFDVVTLHEQLDKEGLSSQVGGLAYLAELAKNTPSVANIKAYAAIIRERATLRQLISISTDIADNAFNPQGRNAEEILDDAERQIFQIAEARPKTGGPVGVNELLTMAIDRIDTLFNSDSDITGVSTGFTDLDEKTSGLQPADLIIVAGRPSMGKTTFAMNLVENAVLRTDKAVLVFSLEMPGESLIMRMLSSLGRIDQTKVRSGQLDDDDWPRLTSAVNLLNDRKLFIDDTAGISPSEMRARTRRLAREHGEIAMIMVDYLQLMQIPGSAGDNRTNEISEISRSLKALAKEFNCPVIALSQLNRSLEQRPNKRPVNSDLRESGAIEQDADVIMFVYRDEVYHPETEHKGVAEIIIGKQRNGPIGFVRLAFIGKYTRFENLAPGMYNFDDDE, encoded by the coding sequence ATGAACGAGATCACCACCTCCGAACAGCTTGACCTGCAAACCGCAGCCCTGAAGGTGCCGCCGCATTCCATCGAGGCCGAACAGGCCGTGCTCGGTGGCCTGATGCTGGACAACAACGCCTGGGAGCGGGTGCTGGACCAGGTGTCGGATGGCGACTTCTACCGGCATGACCACCGCCTGATCTTCCGTGCCGTGCACAAGTTGGCCGACGCCAACCAGCCATTCGATGTGGTGACCCTGCACGAGCAACTGGACAAGGAAGGCCTTTCTTCGCAAGTCGGTGGGTTGGCGTACCTGGCCGAGCTGGCCAAGAACACCCCGTCGGTGGCCAACATCAAGGCCTACGCCGCGATCATTCGCGAGCGCGCCACCCTGCGCCAGCTGATCAGCATCAGTACCGACATCGCCGACAACGCCTTCAACCCGCAAGGGCGTAACGCCGAAGAGATTCTTGACGATGCCGAGCGGCAGATCTTCCAGATCGCCGAGGCGCGGCCGAAGACCGGCGGCCCGGTGGGGGTCAACGAACTGTTGACCATGGCCATCGACCGCATCGACACGCTGTTCAACTCCGACAGCGACATCACCGGCGTATCCACAGGCTTTACCGACCTCGACGAGAAGACTAGCGGCCTGCAGCCAGCCGACCTGATCATTGTCGCCGGCCGACCGTCGATGGGTAAGACCACTTTCGCCATGAACCTGGTGGAAAACGCCGTACTGCGTACCGACAAGGCGGTACTGGTGTTCTCTCTCGAGATGCCAGGTGAATCGCTGATCATGCGTATGCTCTCGTCCCTGGGCCGTATCGACCAGACCAAGGTGCGTTCCGGCCAGCTGGACGACGACGACTGGCCGCGTCTGACCTCGGCGGTGAACCTGCTAAACGACCGCAAGCTGTTCATCGACGATACCGCCGGCATCAGCCCCTCGGAAATGCGCGCGCGTACCCGCCGCCTGGCCCGTGAGCACGGCGAGATCGCCATGATCATGGTCGACTACCTGCAGCTGATGCAGATCCCGGGTTCGGCCGGTGACAACCGGACCAACGAAATTTCCGAGATCTCCCGCTCGCTCAAGGCCCTGGCCAAGGAGTTCAACTGCCCGGTCATCGCCCTGTCGCAGCTGAACCGCTCGCTGGAACAGCGGCCGAACAAGCGCCCGGTGAACTCCGACTTGCGTGAATCCGGTGCGATCGAGCAGGACGCCGACGTGATCATGTTCGTGTACCGCGACGAGGTGTACCACCCTGAGACCGAGCACAAGGGCGTGGCGGAAATCATCATCGGTAAGCAGCGTAACGGCCCCATCGGCTTCGTGCGCCTGGCGTTCATCGGCAAGTACACCCGCTTCGAGAACCTTGCGCCGGGTATGTACAACTTCGACGATGACGAATAA
- the rplI gene encoding 50S ribosomal protein L9, with protein sequence MELILLEKVANLGNLGDKVKVKAGYGRNFLLPFGKATVANAANLAAFEERRAELEKAAADKKASAESRAAQLAELEVTITATAGDEGKLFGSIGTHDIADALTASGVEVAKAEVRLPNGTIRQVGEYDVAVHLHSDVEATVRVVVVAA encoded by the coding sequence ATGGAACTGATCCTGCTGGAAAAAGTCGCTAACCTGGGCAACCTGGGCGACAAAGTAAAGGTTAAGGCTGGTTACGGCCGTAACTTCCTGCTGCCATTCGGCAAGGCCACCGTTGCCAACGCCGCCAACCTGGCTGCGTTCGAAGAGCGTCGCGCCGAGCTGGAAAAAGCAGCTGCTGACAAGAAAGCTTCGGCTGAAAGCCGCGCTGCCCAACTGGCCGAGCTGGAAGTGACCATCACTGCCACCGCTGGCGACGAAGGCAAGCTGTTCGGTTCGATCGGCACCCACGACATCGCTGACGCCCTGACCGCCTCCGGCGTTGAAGTGGCCAAGGCTGAAGTTCGTCTGCCGAACGGCACCATCCGTCAGGTTGGCGAATACGACGTAGCCGTGCACCTGCACAGCGACGTTGAAGCCACCGTACGCGTGGTCGTCGTAGCTGCCTAA